The segment CACTGGCAACCATGCCAGGGAAGCGGCCGGCAAGCTCGAGAAGAACGCCGGCAAGGTGCAGAAGGAACTGGGCAAGGCGGCCGACGAAATCCGCCAGGACAACAAGCGCCATCACTGACGCGTTTGCGCGGGGCGGGCGGTCGGAACCTGCCGGTTCCGACCGCCCTTTCGTTGAGGGGATGCCGGAATGCGCTCAACGTCCGCCAGGCGGGATCAGCAGCGGGTTGCTGCCGGGTCCCCCGCGACTGGCCGCGGGGCGGCAGCCGTGCTCCCGTTCGACCCGGTCCATGTCCTCGTCGGTGATGCCCAGGGCGGCGCGCTCGCGCCGGGACAGGTCGCGCCATTGCGCGAGCTGCAGGCACTTCGGGTCGGCTCCGCCGGTCAGCCCGGCGATCGCCCGGACCAGGCCACCCATCCCCTGCGAGCGTGGATCGCTCATGCGGAATACCGG is part of the Dyella thiooxydans genome and harbors:
- a CDS encoding CsbD family protein — translated: MDHNRTEGTKREIKGSLKEMAGKVTGNHAREAAGKLEKNAGKVQKELGKAADEIRQDNKRHH